In Longimicrobium sp., the genomic window CGCCCGGGCCTCAACCCGGGATCGCGCGCCCTGAATTGTCCCGCACCTGAACCTCGAAGTGTACCCCTCTCCCACGCTGTTTGTGGGAGAGGGTCGCACGCGTGTCGGCGCGGCGGGGTGAGGGCCCGCCGCGCCGACGCAACCTGCGGTCCAACGGTTTCAGGGGAGACGCGATCCAGCGGAAGGAGAAGCCGGATCAGGGCTGCGGAGACGAGTCGACCGGCCCGGGAAGGGCGAATGGCGTGATGCCCGGCCCGCGCAGCACGAACCCGTCCGCCCCCTCGCCCACGACCATCCACCGCACCGGCGACGCACCGCGCCTCACCTCGGGCCGCGCCGTGGCGGTAATCCGGCCGATGACCTCGGGGGCGGCACCCGAAAACGAGGCGCGCAGCACCTCGTAATCCAGCTCGGTGGCGTCTCCGCCCAGCTGGCGACGAGCGCCGGCCACCTCGCGCACAAAGACGAAGCCACCGGTGAAGGGCACCACGCGCGGGGCCACCCCGGGCCCCAGCGTCAGCGTGTTGCCGGTGCGCAGGTCGCGGATGCGGATCTCCCGGTCCGCCTCGAACACCACCACCGAGCGCGTCGCGTCGAAGAACCCGGGCACCACGTTCCCCACCACCTCCACCTGCTGCCCGAGCGGCACCAGGGACGTGGAGCCACGCGCCTCCACCCACAATGCCCCCACCTGCACCCCGCCCAGCGAATCGGCCCAGGCGGGATGGAAGACGATGGTGGGCGCGCCCTCGGGCCCGCTGGTGCGCAGGTCGCGGCGGGGGTCGCGCGTCAGCGGGGCGCCCCGCGCCTCCAGCAGCTCCAGCACCTGCCGCGCGATGGTACGCACCTCGGCGTTGTCATCGCGCGCCACCATCGTGCGCACCAGGGGCGCATCTTCCACGTCCAGCCGCTGCAGCACCATCAGCCGCACCAGGGACGACGGATCGCCCGCGGCGGCCCGCAGCGCGTTGCGCGCCCCCGCCGAGTCGGGAAGGAAGCGCTGGAGGGCGCGGGCCGCCGCGGCGCGCACTACGTCGCTCGGGCTGCCGGCCAGCTGCCGGCGGATCAGGTCCAGCGAGCCTCCCGCCCGCCGCTCGGCCAGGAGGGCGATGGCGTTGGCGCGCACGTTCTCGTCCGCCTCGGCGTCTTCTACCAGGCCGATGAGAATGGCGTCCAGCTCCGGCCCCAGCACCTCCAGGCGCGCCCGCGCGCGGAAGTAGGCGGGCGAGGGCTCGTCCACGTCCAGCACCCGCCTGACGTCGGGCATCATGGGCCGCGAGCCGTGGCGGGTGGCGCCGGGGCCGCCCCACAGCACGCATCCGCCCAGCGCCCACATGCCCGCCAGCGCGAACGCGCGGCGGGCCAGGCGGCAAAGGACAAGGGTGCGGTGCGGCGGCATCGGCCTCGAAGTCATCGGGTCAGGGCGCCAGGCGTCAGCGAGCCCAGCACGCGGGGGCCGGCGGCTCCCGTGGCGGACGGCACGTTGGCGGGAATTCCCTTCAGGTGCGCCCACGCCAGCAGGGCGAAGGCCACGGCTTCCTTGGCATCGGGATCAACGCCCAGCCCCCCCCCGTCCGTGACAGGAAGCGGGGCCAGCAGCTCGCGGATGCGCCCCGCCAGCGTGGGATTGCGCGCCCCGCCCCCCGTCAGCATTACCTCGGCGATGCCCATGGGGATCACCCAGCGATGGTACGCGTCGGCGACGGTGCGGGCGGTCAGTTCCGTCAGCGTCGCGATGAGGTCCATCCAGTCCTGGTCGCCCTCGGGCTTGATGGCCTCCACCAGCCGCTCCACGAACGGCCGGCCGAACTCCTCGCGCCCGGTGGACTTCGGCGGCTCGGCGGCAAAGTACGGGTGCCGCAGCAGGTCCTGCAGCAGCGCCTGGTCCACCGTTCCGCGCGCCGCCAGCCGGCCGTCCTTGTCGTACCGGTGCCGGCCGCCGGTCGCGATCTCCACCGCGGCGTCGATGAGCGAGTTGGCCGGGCCCGTGTCGAAGGCGAACACCTGCTCGCTGCTTCCCTTCGGTGGCACGCGGGTGACGTTGCCGATGCCACCCAGGTTCTGCA contains:
- a CDS encoding HEAT repeat domain-containing protein, whose amino-acid sequence is MTSRPMPPHRTLVLCRLARRAFALAGMWALGGCVLWGGPGATRHGSRPMMPDVRRVLDVDEPSPAYFRARARLEVLGPELDAILIGLVEDAEADENVRANAIALLAERRAGGSLDLIRRQLAGSPSDVVRAAAARALQRFLPDSAGARNALRAAAGDPSSLVRLMVLQRLDVEDAPLVRTMVARDDNAEVRTIARQVLELLEARGAPLTRDPRRDLRTSGPEGAPTIVFHPAWADSLGGVQVGALWVEARGSTSLVPLGQQVEVVGNVVPGFFDATRSVVVFEADREIRIRDLRTGNTLTLGPGVAPRVVPFTGGFVFVREVAGARRQLGGDATELDYEVLRASFSGAAPEVIGRITATARPEVRRGASPVRWMVVGEGADGFVLRGPGITPFALPGPVDSSPQP
- a CDS encoding anhydro-N-acetylmuramic acid kinase; translation: MRIVGLMSGTSLDGIDAALVEISGETTDDVAVRMEGFVTLAFSEARRTAIHDAILAGTAEALCDLHADLGEWLAESALAVCEETGMSIERVDAIGSHGQTVWHRPPGNGRRGATLQLGDPATIAERTGRPVVADFRPRDVAAGGQGAPLVPWVDQLLYALPDQARALQNLGGIGNVTRVPPKGSSEQVFAFDTGPANSLIDAAVEIATGGRHRYDKDGRLAARGTVDQALLQDLLRHPYFAAEPPKSTGREEFGRPFVERLVEAIKPEGDQDWMDLIATLTELTARTVADAYHRWVIPMGIAEVMLTGGGARNPTLAGRIRELLAPLPVTDGGGLGVDPDAKEAVAFALLAWAHLKGIPANVPSATGAAGPRVLGSLTPGALTR